In Armatimonadota bacterium, the genomic stretch TTAACCAGTCTCAGGTTAGAACGTACGACACTCGCTATTCAGCCTATGGACGTAACATCTGGTCCACAGGCACGGGTTGTGGGTTTGGCTGGGTAGGAAGCTACGGCTACCGTGAAACCGGTCTGTTCCACATGAGCCACTACGTACGGGCAAGGCACTATTCGTATGTAACGGGAGGCTGGAGCACAGTCGATCCGCTATGGCCCCGGGAGGCGAGTTATGGATATGTCTTGGGAAGGGCGGCGAGGATGGTAGATCCAAGTGGACGGGGATGTGAGTCTGCCTCGCCAGCGGAGCGAGACAGGGTAAACGGGGTGATACCAAACTGGGAGGAGATGATTCGTAAGACGGTCGAAGCGGATCCCTGCTGCCAAGCACTGATTGGTGGTGATATCCCAATTCATGGAGGTAACCCGGACTTGGTGGAGAAAATGAAGGAGAGAGTGCGCTGGCTCAACTCTATTTTTTGGTGCATAGGCTGTTTGGAAACAGACTATAAACGTAGCCAGTGCTACGGGCCCCACAAGGATACTAACTCTACCGCTGTCGGACCAATGGGCATTGTGGAAGACACTTGGGGTGATTACGGGAATGGGAACGTCAATAATCCGAAGGACAATCTGCGGGCAGCTGTTCGACAATTCTGCAGAGGAATGTGTTTGGCGACTAAATGGTGCAAATGTGACATACCGAAAAACGGAGGGAACCAAGGCCGCATCGTACCTTTAGGTAGGCCAAGTACACGGCTATGGCCCCCGCCCAAATGGTGGCCATACATGCCCGGAGGCACTGACCCAATTGGGAAGCGAGAAAAATTTGTAACTTGTATGGAGAATAAGAACCATGGTGTTTCTGAATTTCCTCGTTAACCCTTACGACGGAGGTTCTGCAGAAAAGCAGCAGCCATCGATGTTACTGGGGGGTGCCAGGTACAGCGTTGAAATACGGAATGCTAAATCAGAGGGTGTCCAAGAACTATGGATCGCTAGAAAGAAGGGCGGGGCAGTTCGCCGAAAAAGGATAAGTTCAACACAGGGACACTTTACTCGTCCCCTCCTGCTAAGTGGTGGAAAGTACGTTGTGCTATTTTTTATGGATAATCGTATGTTGGAAGGTTCAGTAATCGACCCGCGGCTCGGCGTTAGCCCCGTCCGTACCGGACTTAGTCATGATGATTCTTGGCTAAGCTTTACCCGTCATACTGCTATATTCGAAGATACCAGGTTGTCTCGAACTTCCTTTGAGAACGTAAAGTACATTAAGTTTGATGCGAAGCATCTTACTTGGTATCCTGTGCCCAAGCCTCGCAGCGTTGCCAACCGAGCTGGCACGAGTTATAGATAATAGTGATGACGAGCTACATCGATACCGCAGGTCGCATTACGACAATTCAACGTGACTCGGCTGGACGGATCACCACGACCACGTACATCGAGAAAACGAAGCGAGTCGTTCAGTACGACAGCCTCAATCGTCCGACGAGCCAGATTGACTACTACTCAAACAACACGGAAATTCAGAAGCTCACTTACACTTACGATACGGTTGGCAACCCAAGTGGAATCCTAGATGGAAGTGGTGTCTACACGGCCTACGGTTATGATGCCAAGAACCGGGTGACGACGGCGATCTATACGAATGCAGGAGTGAACACCACTTACTCGTACGGCTACGACGCAGTTGACAACAAGACGTTCGACAGTTTCATCACTCCGACGACATTCGCCTACGATCTCGCGGGTCAGCTCGTGACGACCTACACTTACGATGCCAACGGCAACCAAACGAATCAGGCACTTCCGACGCAGAAGACGACGATGTCATATGATAAGGAGAACCGGATGGCAACATTCGCTGAGGATGCGACGTTGAACACCTACACCTACGATTCCGACGGCTTCAAGAAAGTCGAGAACGTGGGCGGGTCGCTTTCGACCATCATCTGGGATGGAATGGACTATCTGCAGGTTCGGGGTCAAAGCACCATCAAGACGTTCCACACCGTGGAGTCTCAGATGATGAGCTACATCGAGAGCACGCTCCGCTACGACTTCCTCACCGACAACCTAGGCTCCATCACCGCCATCATGGACGGCAGCCAGATCCGAATCTTCGACACCCGTTACTCGGCTTATGGACGCAACAACTGGTCTACCGGAACAAGCTGCGGCTTTGGCTGGGTTGGAAGCTACGGCTACCGTGAAACCGGTCTGTTCCACATGAGCCACTATGTTAGAGCAAGGCACTACTCATATCTAACTGGTAACTGGTCAACAGTTGATCCGCTGTGGCCGGATGAGAGTGCGTACGGGTATGTAGGGGGAGGATCTCCTAAATTTGTCGATCCGACGGGACTGGCAATAGTTCCCATACTTTGCATCGGAGCATGTGTTGGTGCGGGTGGTTGCGGGCTTGGTCTTTACATTGCATGCAAAGACTGGTCTCCGGGCTACGATTCGTTCGCAGACTGCGCATTGGACTTCGTTAAGGATCTGCCGGTTCATTCACAAGTCGGTTGCTTGGTATCGGCTGCAGGTTGTCTAGCCTGCATCGTCAAGTACGGCAAGGAAGCATGCAAAAAAATATTCGATGGGACTTGCACTGAAGCAGAGTGGGCAACTTGGGAAAAGGCTATTCACGCCTCATGCGATTTGCCGAATAGTTGCGACCCAAGAAACAAAAAATTCCCCTTGCCACCCTATGACAAAAAGAAGATGTGTGATTTCATCATGCCCCGTTTGGAAAATGGAACTGCGTGCTTGGCGGCAAGGGTAGGAAGACAAATTGCCTGCTTCAAGTCGGATCGGAACCCATCGGGACATCACAAGGCGATCATTGATCAAGGGATAAGGACAGGAGGCTGTCTTACGATGGCGATAAAGTGGGGTTGCTTAAAGAAATGACCGAATCGCTTGAATCTGCTCGACAAGAACTTGTGGGGATAATCATACAAGCATTTGGGGTGGAGCAATGGGGTGCGATCCGGAACGAGAAGGCGTGTAATTCTTCAACTCCACCATTTGCGAACAAGGTTGACAGAGGCAGGACACATTTCAGTGAGAATGATCCGAGAGTGGCCGAAGCCTTTGACGATATGGATCCTGCCGCTAAACTTTTTTGGTTGCCTGACTATTTGCTAAACTCGCTCGCAGAACCGTTCTATCAAAGACATTTAGTGGATTTCTTATTGCTGGAACTTGGAGAGCCTTCAGCACGCGTTTTCGGGCTTGACGACCTTCAACAAATCCGCGCTATCGAGAAATATTGTGATTACCTGATCTCGACAATTCTAGACTTACCTTCAGAGCTACGGCCGTTCACCGAAGTCTCCATTGCTACGCTATCGAGCTTGAAAAGCAAGTGTCTTCTGCATTTTAGACGAGCCGGGGCTAATGGCACTACAACCGATGAATGAAACTTCATAGCAAGCTGTGCCAATGAGAAGCCAAGTTTGAATTTGCAGCAGTTTGCTCAGTCGTATGACAAGGAGATTACGATGAAAACCATTGCTGATGATGCAAACATTCAGACCTACAGCTGTGA encodes the following:
- a CDS encoding RHS repeat-associated core domain-containing protein, whose product is MTSYIDTAGRITTIQRDSAGRITTTTYIEKTKRVVQYDSLNRPTSQIDYYSNNTEIQKLTYTYDTVGNPSGILDGSGVYTAYGYDAKNRVTTAIYTNAGVNTTYSYGYDAVDNKTFDSFITPTTFAYDLAGQLVTTYTYDANGNQTNQALPTQKTTMSYDKENRMATFAEDATLNTYTYDSDGFKKVENVGGSLSTIIWDGMDYLQVRGQSTIKTFHTVESQMMSYIESTLRYDFLTDNLGSITAIMDGSQIRIFDTRYSAYGRNNWSTGTSCGFGWVGSYGYRETGLFHMSHYVRARHYSYLTGNWSTVDPLWPDESAYGYVGGGSPKFVDPTGLAIVPILCIGACVGAGGCGLGLYIACKDWSPGYDSFADCALDFVKDLPVHSQVGCLVSAAGCLACIVKYGKEACKKIFDGTCTEAEWATWEKAIHASCDLPNSCDPRNKKFPLPPYDKKKMCDFIMPRLENGTACLAARVGRQIACFKSDRNPSGHHKAIIDQGIRTGGCLTMAIKWGCLKK